The Hyalangium minutum genomic interval GTGGAGGTGGCCCGCTCCGCCTCCGGCAACGTCCGAGGCGCCTACGTGCTGGCCGAGGTCGCGGGCCGCTCACTGCCGGGGCTCGGGCTGACGACGTACCTGCTCGGCCAGGGACTGAAGCCTGACACCGACCTGATCCAGGAGGCAGGCGGGGTGCGCGTCGGCACCATGCATGTCCCGCTGAACCCGGAGGGCGCTGTCCTCACGAGCTTCCGTCTGCCGGATCCGGATCATTTCCTGTCATACGGCGCGCTGTATGCCACGCTGAGCGAATCGGATCCCCCCACCCTGCCGCCCGATGTGGTGGAGGTGCTGAAGGGCCGGTACATCCTCTTCGGTCAGACGGCGGAGAGCATCCGGGACCTGGGGCCCTTCGCCAACGGCAAGCAGTACCCCCTGGTGCTCCTGCACGCCGCGCTCTTGAGCGATCTGATCGAGCAGCACCCGATTCGCGAGGTGCCGCGCTGGATGGAGCTCGCGCTCATCCTCTTCTGTGGCGCCCTCCTCACGGCGGCGGCGCTGGTGCTCCGGCCCACCCTCACCTTTGGCGCCGTGCTGCTGGTGCTGATCGGCATCCTGGGAGGCACGCTGCTGCTGGCCAAGGGCGGCTGGGTGGCCGCGCCTCTGGGGCCCATGGCGGCCTCGGTGCTGGCGTTCGCGCTGGTGCTGGCGGGACGGCTCTCCGCCGAGGAGCGCGCGCGCTCACGGGTGCGCAGCGCCTTCGATGGCTACGTGGACGAAACCGAACTCGGGAGGCTCCTGGCGGACGCGGAGCACCCGGCGCTGCTCCAGGGCGCGCAGAAGCACCTCACCGTGCTCCAGGCCCAGGTCCAGTCCCCTCCGGGAGGAGCAGAGCGGCAGCCTCCCGAGGAGCGCATCCTGCACCTGCGTCAGGCCTTCCAGGTGATGACGGAGGAGGTGGTGCGGCGCAAGGGGCGCGTCGAGACCCTGCGCGGCAACGGGCTGCTGGCGGTGTTTGGAGACCCTCTCGCCCTGCCCGATCACGCGCCGCGCGCAGTGGAGGCGGCGCAGGCCATCCAGTCCCGTCTGGAGGCGCTGCAGCGGACCTCGGACGAGGGCCTCGGGCTGGAGACACGCGTCGGCATCGCCACGGGTGAGGCCGTCATCGGCAACGTGGGTCTGCAGGGCGGGAAGATGGAATACGCCGTCATCGGAAGGCCACTTGAACGAGCCCTGGAACTGGCACGTCAGGCCTCCACGGGACAGATCCTCGTCTCAGCAGCCACCCGTGAGGCGTGCGCGAGCCGCTTCGGCTTCGGCCTCATTCAGGAGAGCGGCGAGACAGAGCCAGGCTTCGTGCTCCAACGCCCCAGAGCTCCGTTCTAGCGTCAGGGCGCAGAGTGCCTGTCCCCGCTCGAACCGCCCGGGTTGAAGCCGCCACCCGGGTTGGGGGCCGACTGGGGCGCGTCCGACGTGCCGCCGGGGTTGTACCCGTTGCTATTGCCGTAGGCCGAGAGCGAGCCGCCGCGCAGCGTCCACTCCGTCTTCTGGGTCTCCTGGCCGGGGTTGCCCACACTCGGGCTGCCCGCGAGTGACTCCGAGCCGCCCCCGAAGAGGCCTCGAATGTTGTCGCCGAAGAGGCCCACCACGCCGATACACCCGATCCCCACGAGGAACACAATGACGACGACCTCGGTCAGACTGTGGCCCAAGGCCTGGCGTCCGGGTCTTCGCGTGGCGGAAGTGGCCATGGAAACCAACGTAACCAGATTTTCACTGGAAGTGTAGGTCTTTCTCGTTTTCGTCGGTCCGTCAACGCTCGCTGCCCGAACACAAGCCCAGTCCCCAGATGAGGGCGAAAGACAGGTGCACGCTGGGGTGGAACGGCAGGTAGTGCACCAACGAAAGAATGTGGAAGCCGCCGAAGGAGAGCAGCGCCCCCGTGGCGGCGAGCGAGCCCGCGCGGTGCCTTCGCACGAGCGCTCGGGCCAGCAGCAGGTGGACGGAGAGCAGCAGCCCCAGACCCACGAGCCCGGTCTCCGCCCACGTGGTGAGCCACAGGTTGTGCGAGTCCGTGGCCAGCAGATCCGTGATGCCCGTCTCGGACTGGGTGGCCAGGGCCGCGGGCTTGTGGTTGCCGAAGCCCACGCCCAGCAGCGGGTGCTCCTTCACCAGCCGCCAGCCCACCGACATGGCCAGGGTCCGCTCACCGCCGAAGAGGTTCTCGACGGCCTTGCCCATGCGCTCGCGCCACGCGGGTGTCACCACCACGAGCGCCGCGAGCACAGCCGCCACGGCCAGCCCCACCTTCCGAGGTGTCCCGTGGCTGAGCAGCAGCAGCGCCAGCACGCACACGGCGAACCCCGTCAGCAGGGCCGCGCGAGCGAAGGCCGCGTAAGGAACGAGCAGCAGCGCGCCCACCACCGCCCCGGCCAGCACCCGGTGCCAGGCCACCCTGCCCCGGGCCAGCACGGACAGCGCAGGCCCCAGCATGGCGATGGCTCCATGAGAGAAGCGCAGGCGGTGGAAGAGGAAGCCTCCGGCCGCATAGCGCGGCTCCTGCTCCGTGCCGAAGTTCTCGTGCAGCCGGGACAGGTTCAGCTTCAGGAAGGCGGGCGGCTCCCAGTTCCAGAGGACGAAGTGCTGGAAGAGCCCCACGGCCGAGGCCAGCAGCCACCCTCCCGCCATCAGCGCCGCGAGCAGCGCCCAGGGCACACCCACCGTTCCGATGGACGCCACCGCAGCGCCCGCCACCGTGTCGAGCGCCTGCCCGTAGCGCGCGGTGCGAGGCCAGCGCTCCGCCACTCCCGTCATGAGCGCCAGGGCGGGCGAGAGGAGCTGCCATACCGTCAGCGCCACCGAAGCGCGCACGTAGGCGCGCACATCCGGCTCGAGGCTCAAGGTCTTGCGGAAGAACAGCACCAGCGCCAGGAGCACGGCCGCGCTCGCGGCAACCTGCTGGAGGCCCTCGGCGAGGACAGTGCCCAGAATCCATCCAGCCAGGACGACAGTGACAGCTCGGCGCAACGCTCTCTCCCACTCAGACGAGGCTCCCACCGGCAGCGCCCGCGGAGAACCTGTCGGACAAGCAGACTCCTCTCATGGGAGCTGCGCCGGCCGACGGTCCTTCCGCCCATCATGTGGGCACCGTCTCACAGGTGGCAAGCACCTCCGTTGTAGAGCCACCCGTGCCACCCTCTAGAATCGAGCCCACCTATGGCCGACGAGTACCGTTTCTGGGTGGATGGACGCATTCCCGTGCTCAAGCTGCACCACGAGCCTCGCCCGGGCCCTGCTGTCGTCGTGCTGCACGGGCTCGGAGTGGATGCGAACACCCAGCGCCACGAGCTGAACACGATCGCGGACTGGGGAATGACCGCCGTGGGCGTGGATGCCCCGCACCACGGCGCGCGCTACGACGGGTACCTCGACGAGATGCGCGCCCAGGACGCCTCCGGGTACCACGAGCGCCTGTTGCGCCTCATCCTCGAGTCCGCGCCGGACGTCTCCCGCGTCATCGACCATCTGCTCTACGAGGGCCATGGACCTATCGGGCTCGCAGGCATCTCGCTCGGCGCATACACAGCGCTGGCCGTCGCGGCCGGGGACTCACGGGTGCGGGCCACGGTGTCCGTGCTGGGCTCGCCGGACTGGACGCCCCGCGAGGCCCCTATGACGCACGCGATCTGGGAGCTCATGCAGCACGCACCGGTCCACCGTCCGCAGGAGCTCGCGCGGAGTCCTCTGCTCTTCCTGAACGCGGGGCGCGATCACCTGGTGCCGCCCCACTGGGCCCGGGACTTCACCTGGCGCGTGCGCGAACACCTCCCCTGGCTGGGCCAGCATGTCGACTTCGTCGAGTATCCGGAGTCGGACCACTTCGTACGCTCCGAGGACTGGAGCGACATGTGGTGGCGCGCGATGAACTTCCTGCGCTGGAACCTCTCCTGAGCAACGGACTACGGCGTGGTGCTCGCCAGCGCCCGCCGCCGAGGCCACTGCAGCAACCCCTCGCGACGCATCCAGAGCCCCCCAGCCGCCAAGCTCAGCACGACCGCCGGCAGCCACGCCGCCACACCGGGTGACAGCCGCTCCGTCATCACCAGCGTCCGGCACACCACCATCAGGCCCCACATCGCCACGGCGATGAGCAGGCCCTCGACGATCGCCGCCGTCAGGTGTCCCCTCCGATTTGGCCGCAGCGCCAAACCCACCGCGAGCAACGCCGCCGGGAAGCCCGCCATCGGGTAGGCAAACCGGTTGTGCAGCGTCAGCTGATACTGAAGCGAGGCCAGCCCCAGCTCCGCGCGCGCGACGATCTGCTCGCGAAGCTCGGCGGAGCGCATCTGCTCCGGGCGTCCCGGACGGATTCGGAACGAGTTCGACGGCACACCCAGGTCGTACTCGCCCTCCTCCTTGTTCTGAACCTGGGTCCGTCCATCCGGCGAGAACGTGCGCTCCACGATGCCCGTAAGCCGCCACCGCGTCCCCTTCACCGGGTACATGGCCTCCGCGTCCAGCCGGCGCGCGAGCTTGAACGAGGGCGTCAGGGTCAGGATGGCCACGTCCCGGAACCCTTCCTCGGCGCTGCCCGCGCGCAGGAAGAAGACATGCTCGCCGCGCCGGAACCACTGCTTTGGCGTGTAGTAGAGCCGCCAGTCTCCCCACCGGTTGAAGCGCTGGGTGGTGATCTCATCCACGCGCCGGCTGGCCCTCACCACCACCTGCTCGTCGAAGGAGATGAGCCCCAGGCACACCGCCATCGCGCACAGGCCAATGGGCACGTAGAGCGCCCCGGGCCCGAACGTCAGCGCGCGCAGGGCCGTCACCTCTCCTCGCTTGCGGAGCGCGGACACCGACACTCCCGCAGCCAGGAGCAGCGCAGCCGGGCCCAACTGCTGCGTGGCCACCAGGGCCTTGTTCGCATACAGCTCCAGCACGCCCCACACCCAGCCCTCACCGGTGTAGGAGCGGGCGCGGTCCACGAAGTCCACCACCAGGAACACCGTCAGCACGGCGGCGAGGATGCCCACCACGGACTTCAGGTACGTGCGCATCACGTAGAAGAAGAGCGTGGTCCTCACCGCACCGTCCCCGAGCGGCTCACCCGCCACATCGCAAACACACCGATCACGACGAAGATGACGTTGGTCAGCTGCCCCGCCACCACCACCGGCAGCTTGCCCTGCTGGCCCATCTGCTCGAAGGCGCGGCTCAGCAGGTAGAAGAGCACGTACCCGCTCAGCGTCAGCAGGTAGCCCCACGCCCGCCCCGCCTGCCGCCGCCCGATGGCCAGCGGCGTCGCCAGCAGCGCGAAGGCCAGGGGCGCCAGCGCATTGCCCAGCCGGTTGTGGAGCGACATGAGGAACGGGCGCGGATCGCCACCGCTCTTCTCGGCCTCCTCCGCCGCGAGGAGCAGCTCCCCGGGCGTCATCTCCTCCTTGGGCGAGCGGAACCGGTTCTTGCGGTTCACCGAGCCACCCAGGCCCACGGAGATCTCCCCCTGCTCGAAGCGCAGCAGGCTGTAGTCGGACGTGGAGCGGTTGGCGCGGTGCACCTCGCCCTCCTTCAGCGACAGCCGCAGTCCCTCCTCGCCTCCGCCCGTGGTCAGCCGCCCCGTCTGGGCCAGCACCAGCAGCGGCGAGGACGGCTCGCGATCATCATGCAGCAGCACGTGCGTCCATCGCTCGCCCTTGCCCTCCACACGCTCCGCGTAGAGCGTCAGGTCGCTCAGGTCCTCGTAGAAGACGCCGGACTTCACGTCCCCCGCCACGTTCTTCTTGATGACGTCGGCGACCAGATCCCTCACTGCGGACATGCCCCACGGCTCGCCCGTGAAGGTCAGCAACAGCATGAGCCCGGCCAGCAACGCGCCGATGGCCAGCGGGCCCGCCAGAAGCTGCGTGGGACTGATGCCCAAGGCCTGGAGCGCCACCAGCTCCCGGTCCTCGCTCAGCCGCCCCAGCCCGAGCAGGATGGCCAGCAGGAACGCGATGGGCAGCGCCATCACCAGGAAGTGCGGCGCCAGATAGAGGATGAGCTGCCCGATGTCCCCGAGCGTCACCGCCGAGCCCAGCAGCACCTCGGTGCCGCGAAGGAACTGCATCACGAAGAGCAGCAGGAACAGGAACGCCACCCACACCACCAGGGGGACGATCAGCTCCTTCAGCAGGTAGCGCGCGAGCAGCTTCACGGGGCTGCGCGCAGCCCTCGCGCGCCAATGTCCCGGCGGAAGTGCATGCCCTCGAAGCGCAGTCCCGAGATGGCGGCGTAGGCACGCTCCCGCGCCTCCACCAGATCCTTGCCGCGAGCGCACACCGTCATCACACGGCCACCCGAGGTGAGCAGAGCCCCGTCCTTCTCATCCACCCCCGCCAGGAAGACCGAAGCCCCCGAGGGCACGGCCTCCAATCCCTGGATGCGTTGGCCGCGCCGAGGCGTCTCCGGATAGCCCTCGGCCGCCAGCACCACGCCCACCGAGGCCCCCGGCGCCAGCGTCAGCGGCCGCGGCTCCAGCCGGCCGCGCGCACAGGCGTCCAGCAGCGGCAGCAGATCCTCCCCCAGCTGGAGCATCAGCACCTGCGTCTCCGGATCTCCGAAGCGCGCGTTGAACTCCAGCACCTTGGGCCCATTGCGCGTCAGCATCAGCCCCGCGTAGAGCGCGCCCTTGAACGGAGCTCCACGCTTGCGCATCACCTCGAGCATGGGCGCAATGACGCGCTCGCCCACCTGCGCCAGCGCCTCGGGAGAGAAGAACGGCACCGGGCAGTACGCGCCCATGCCGCCCGTGTTGGGGCCCGTGTCCCCCTCACCCACCCGCTTGTGGTCCTGCGCGGGAGGCAGCAGCACGTACCGCTCCCCATCGCACAGGGCGATGACGGAGACCTCCTCGCCCTCGAGCAGTTCCTCCAGCACCATCCGCTGGCCCGCGGTGCCCATGGCCGCCACAGCGCGCACCGCCGCCCGCGCTGACTCCGCATCCGGTGCGACGATGACGCCCTTGCCCGAGGCCAGGCCATCCGCCTTCACGACGATGCGCCCCTGCGCCACGGCGTAGGCCTCGGCCGCCGCCACGTCCGTGAAGACCTGGAAGTCCGCCGTGGGCACACCGGCCTCGGCCATGACCTCCTTGGCGAAAGCCTTGGAGCCCTCCAGCCGGGCTGCGGCCGCCACGGGCCCGAAGCACGGAATCCCCTCCGCCGCGAGCGCATCCGCCACGCCTGCGACCAGCGGGGCCTCGGGCCCGACGACGACGAGATCCACCCGCTCCTGCCGGGCCAGTGCCGCCACCGCGTCTGGGGCATCCGCCTTCAGCGGGACGTTGCGCCCCAGCTTCGCGGTGCCCGGATTCCCAGGGCCACACAGCAAGGCCGAGAGCTGGGGGCTCTGTGCCAGCTTCCATGCGAGCGCGTGCTCGCGGCCCCCCGAGCCGAGGAGAAGAACCCGCACATCACCCCCGTTGATCCGTGATGAAGAGCAACCGCTTGGCGGACAGGTAAGAGGAGTCCAGCCCCAACACCTTCAAGAGCCGCGCCTGGGCCGCCTCCTTATTAGAGGCCACCTCCAGCTCGGCCAGCTTCACCTCGGCCGACAGCAGCGCGGGGGCCAGGTTGAGTGCGTCACGCAGCGAGCGCTTGGCGGGCTCCACCTGCTTGGATGCGACCAGGGCCAGCCCGTTGGCCAGGTGTGCGATCGGCATCTGCCGTCCCGCCGCCACTGCCCGCGTGGCGAAGGTGCGCGCCTTGGCCGCGTCACCCCGCTGCAGCGACAGCAGCGCCATGTAAGCCGCTGCGCCCGCGTTGCTGGGATCCAGCTCCAGCACGGCCTTGAGCTCGCGCTCCGCGCCCGCGCGATCGCCCAGGTGGAAGAGCAGGAGCCCCTCGTACAGCGGCCCGGAGACGTCCTCCCGGCTGGTCGACAGCACCTCCACGGAGCCGTTCATCCCGGCCAGCGTCTCACCCGGGCGCACGAAGTAGAGGGTCGTCACCGGCCGCGGGTTGAGCCGCTCGGGATCCGACTGAAGCACCTGGAAGAAGGTCCGGAACGCATCATCCCGGTGGCCGGCCTGGGCGGCGGCGATCGCGGACAACAGCAGCGCGTCATGGCGGCGCGAGTCCAGCTTCACGGCCTCCTGGAAGAGCGCCTGGGCCTCGGCGGGCTTCTTCTCCGCCAGCCGCACCCGGCCTTCGAGCAGCTTCTCGAGCGAAGGGTCCTCGATCTTGCCTTGGATGGCGGGGAGATTCGCGGCGGCCTTCGCGGCATCGCCGCGCGCCAGGGCGGCCAGCAGCAGTTGCAGGTGACCCGCTGCCAGATCCTTCACGAGCCCCACGGCCTCCTCGGCCGCCTTCACCCCGGCGTCCATATTGCCCGCCATGCGCTCGGCGGCCGAGAGGTGCACGAGGATCTCGGCGATGTCCCGATCCGAGTACTTCTGACGGTTCCGCAGCAGCGCCCGCAGATCCCGGACCGCAACCGGGGCGTTGCCATCCACCTGGTAGCGCATCACGGCCAGGGCCAGCAGCAGCCGCACGTTCTGAGGTTGGGCCTTCACGCGAGCCTCGAAGAGCTTGCGCGCCTGCTCCACCTCACCGACCTCCAGGTAGATGCGAGCCATGGTGGACAGGCTGTCCCAGTGCTCCGGATCCTTCTCCAGGCGCGACTTGAGCGCCGCGATGGCCAGCGAGTAGGAGCCCGCGGCCTCATTGGCGAGGGCCCGATGGTACTCCACGCGCTGGAGCGTGGGATTCAGGGCGAGCGCATCGTCGAAGTGCTGGTTGGCCAGTCCTCCCGATGTCTTCACATACGCGCGGCCGAGCACCAGGTGCGCCTCGGCCTTCTCCTGATCGATGCCCTTGCCGAGCGCCTCCTCCGCGAGAGCTCGGGCCTGCTCCACCAGCGGGGCGTCGTTGGGGCGGCACAGCAGCAGGTTGGCGTGCGCCAGCAGCAGCGCGGGCGTGCGGCCCGCACGCTCCTCGGAGGCCTCGACGAGCGAAAGCGCCTCGTCAAAGGTGGCCTTGTCGACGGTGGTGCCGCGCCCCAGTGCAACCGCCTGGACATAGCCAGCGATGGCCGCATCACTGCGCGGCTCGATCAACAGGGCCTGCTGGAAGGACTCCTCCGCCTCCGCGTAGGCGGAGCGCTGGTCCTTGGCGAGCAGCTTGGCGCCCTCCTCCAGGCGCTCCACGCTGCTGCCGGCGAGATCGAGGTGCTTCAGCTCCCAACGCGGCAACACGGCCTTGATCGCTGGGGGGATGGGAGCCGGAGCGGGCGGCAGCGCGGGCTGCGCGATCGTCTCAGCCTCGGGCTTCATCACCAGGAAGTAGTACCCAGCCCCTCCGCCCACGGCGAGCAACAGCACCACCACCAGGACGGCCTTGAGGATGCCTCCCGCGCCCGAGCCCGCGGTGCGCATCTTCAACGGCTGCGCGGACTGCGGCCCGGATACTCCCGAGGTAGCGGACCGAGGTGGAGAGGAGCGGACACCGCTGCGAGGCTCGAGCGTCAGCGCCGGCGCCTCCGAGGCGACACCGGACATGTCGATGGACTCGAGCGGAGGCAAATCGAAGTTCACCGCCGAGGACGACCGCTCCGGGGCAGCAGCAGCCTCCGGAGGCGGCTCCTGAGGAGGCGCTGCCTGCTTGTTCCGGCAGTCCTCGCAGGTTCCGATCGCCTGATCAAAAGGATCGGGGAGCGGATTGCCGCACTCGCGGCACGAGGCGGGGGCCTGAACCGGCGCCGGAGCGGGAGCAGGCGCGGGAGGCGGAGGCCGGAAGGACTGGGGAGCGGGCCCAGCCGCGGCGGCCATGCTCGGGTTCGTGACACGGCGCGGCGCTTCCGCCACGGGAGGAGGCGGGGCCTCCGGAGGCGGCCCGAGGAAGTCGAGGAGGGGATCCCCGCTCCCCTGGGGCGGCTCGGCGACGGGCGGAGGGGACATGATCCCATCGAACAGGGGATCCGGCGGCAGCGAAGCGGTCTCCGGCGCGGTCAGATCGTTGAAGAGATCCGCCGCCAGCGCGGAGCTACCGGCCGTGGGGTGAGAAGGAGAAGCAGCG includes:
- a CDS encoding tetratricopeptide repeat protein; amino-acid sequence: MRIVCQKCAAAYAIDDRLISPKGVRAQCPRCRHLQLVKREAVGPPPEPVAPAAPAPRAAPQSAPRAASPSHPTAGSSALAADLFNDLTAPETASLPPDPLFDGIMSPPPVAEPPQGSGDPLLDFLGPPPEAPPPPVAEAPRRVTNPSMAAAAGPAPQSFRPPPPAPAPAPAPVQAPASCRECGNPLPDPFDQAIGTCEDCRNKQAAPPQEPPPEAAAAPERSSSAVNFDLPPLESIDMSGVASEAPALTLEPRSGVRSSPPRSATSGVSGPQSAQPLKMRTAGSGAGGILKAVLVVVLLLAVGGGAGYYFLVMKPEAETIAQPALPPAPAPIPPAIKAVLPRWELKHLDLAGSSVERLEEGAKLLAKDQRSAYAEAEESFQQALLIEPRSDAAIAGYVQAVALGRGTTVDKATFDEALSLVEASEERAGRTPALLLAHANLLLCRPNDAPLVEQARALAEEALGKGIDQEKAEAHLVLGRAYVKTSGGLANQHFDDALALNPTLQRVEYHRALANEAAGSYSLAIAALKSRLEKDPEHWDSLSTMARIYLEVGEVEQARKLFEARVKAQPQNVRLLLALAVMRYQVDGNAPVAVRDLRALLRNRQKYSDRDIAEILVHLSAAERMAGNMDAGVKAAEEAVGLVKDLAAGHLQLLLAALARGDAAKAAANLPAIQGKIEDPSLEKLLEGRVRLAEKKPAEAQALFQEAVKLDSRRHDALLLSAIAAAQAGHRDDAFRTFFQVLQSDPERLNPRPVTTLYFVRPGETLAGMNGSVEVLSTSREDVSGPLYEGLLLFHLGDRAGAERELKAVLELDPSNAGAAAYMALLSLQRGDAAKARTFATRAVAAGRQMPIAHLANGLALVASKQVEPAKRSLRDALNLAPALLSAEVKLAELEVASNKEAAQARLLKVLGLDSSYLSAKRLLFITDQRG
- a CDS encoding alpha/beta hydrolase; its protein translation is MADEYRFWVDGRIPVLKLHHEPRPGPAVVVLHGLGVDANTQRHELNTIADWGMTAVGVDAPHHGARYDGYLDEMRAQDASGYHERLLRLILESAPDVSRVIDHLLYEGHGPIGLAGISLGAYTALAVAAGDSRVRATVSVLGSPDWTPREAPMTHAIWELMQHAPVHRPQELARSPLLFLNAGRDHLVPPHWARDFTWRVREHLPWLGQHVDFVEYPESDHFVRSEDWSDMWWRAMNFLRWNLS
- a CDS encoding LptF/LptG family permease; the protein is MRTTLFFYVMRTYLKSVVGILAAVLTVFLVVDFVDRARSYTGEGWVWGVLELYANKALVATQQLGPAALLLAAGVSVSALRKRGEVTALRALTFGPGALYVPIGLCAMAVCLGLISFDEQVVVRASRRVDEITTQRFNRWGDWRLYYTPKQWFRRGEHVFFLRAGSAEEGFRDVAILTLTPSFKLARRLDAEAMYPVKGTRWRLTGIVERTFSPDGRTQVQNKEEGEYDLGVPSNSFRIRPGRPEQMRSAELREQIVARAELGLASLQYQLTLHNRFAYPMAGFPAALLAVGLALRPNRRGHLTAAIVEGLLIAVAMWGLMVVCRTLVMTERLSPGVAAWLPAVVLSLAAGGLWMRREGLLQWPRRRALASTTP
- a CDS encoding LptF/LptG family permease, which codes for MKLLARYLLKELIVPLVVWVAFLFLLLFVMQFLRGTEVLLGSAVTLGDIGQLILYLAPHFLVMALPIAFLLAILLGLGRLSEDRELVALQALGISPTQLLAGPLAIGALLAGLMLLLTFTGEPWGMSAVRDLVADVIKKNVAGDVKSGVFYEDLSDLTLYAERVEGKGERWTHVLLHDDREPSSPLLVLAQTGRLTTGGGEEGLRLSLKEGEVHRANRSTSDYSLLRFEQGEISVGLGGSVNRKNRFRSPKEEMTPGELLLAAEEAEKSGGDPRPFLMSLHNRLGNALAPLAFALLATPLAIGRRQAGRAWGYLLTLSGYVLFYLLSRAFEQMGQQGKLPVVVAGQLTNVIFVVIGVFAMWRVSRSGTVR
- a CDS encoding O-antigen ligase family protein, with amino-acid sequence MRRAVTVVLAGWILGTVLAEGLQQVAASAAVLLALVLFFRKTLSLEPDVRAYVRASVALTVWQLLSPALALMTGVAERWPRTARYGQALDTVAGAAVASIGTVGVPWALLAALMAGGWLLASAVGLFQHFVLWNWEPPAFLKLNLSRLHENFGTEQEPRYAAGGFLFHRLRFSHGAIAMLGPALSVLARGRVAWHRVLAGAVVGALLLVPYAAFARAALLTGFAVCVLALLLLSHGTPRKVGLAVAAVLAALVVVTPAWRERMGKAVENLFGGERTLAMSVGWRLVKEHPLLGVGFGNHKPAALATQSETGITDLLATDSHNLWLTTWAETGLVGLGLLLSVHLLLARALVRRHRAGSLAATGALLSFGGFHILSLVHYLPFHPSVHLSFALIWGLGLCSGSER
- the purD gene encoding phosphoribosylamine--glycine ligase, encoding MRVLLLGSGGREHALAWKLAQSPQLSALLCGPGNPGTAKLGRNVPLKADAPDAVAALARQERVDLVVVGPEAPLVAGVADALAAEGIPCFGPVAAAARLEGSKAFAKEVMAEAGVPTADFQVFTDVAAAEAYAVAQGRIVVKADGLASGKGVIVAPDAESARAAVRAVAAMGTAGQRMVLEELLEGEEVSVIALCDGERYVLLPPAQDHKRVGEGDTGPNTGGMGAYCPVPFFSPEALAQVGERVIAPMLEVMRKRGAPFKGALYAGLMLTRNGPKVLEFNARFGDPETQVLMLQLGEDLLPLLDACARGRLEPRPLTLAPGASVGVVLAAEGYPETPRRGQRIQGLEAVPSGASVFLAGVDEKDGALLTSGGRVMTVCARGKDLVEARERAYAAISGLRFEGMHFRRDIGARGLRAAP